The following are from one region of the Arachis duranensis cultivar V14167 chromosome 10, aradu.V14167.gnm2.J7QH, whole genome shotgun sequence genome:
- the LOC107468165 gene encoding chaperonin-like RBCX protein 1, chloroplastic, with protein MESYYATLALPHLPNSNYAYSSSMPSSNKVYPFWPCKRRSSQSTRLQCSKMFVPGFGEASPEQKAANNLHNFFNYTAVKIVAAQLESYNPEAYEELMEFLSRHSLNDGDKFCASMMRESSRHKNLALRIMEVRSAYCKNDFEWDNLKRLAVKMVDDSNTRLMMDYVVETTPVETEK; from the exons ATGGAATCTTATTATGCAACTCTAGCACTTCCTCACCTTCCAAATTCTAATTATGCCTACTCTTCATCAATGCCAAGCAGCAACAAAGTTTACCCGTTTTGGCCTTGCAAGAGAAGGAGCTCTCAATCCACACGCTTACAGTGCAGTAAGATGTTTGTACCTG GATTTGGAGAAGCTTCACCAGAACAAAAGGCTGCTAATAACCTCCACAATTTCTTTAACTACACTGCAGTTAAAATTGTTGCTGCTCAACTTGAG AGCTACAACCCTGAAGCATACGAAGAGCTAATGGAATTTTTGAGTAGACACTCGTTGAATGATGGGGACAAATTCTGTGCTAGTATGATGAGAGAATCATCAAGACATAAGAACTTAG CCCTACGCATAATGGAA GTGCGATCCGCATACTGCAAAAATGATTTTGAATGGGACAACTTGAAGCGCTTGGCTGTTAAG ATGGTTGATGACTCTAACACGAGGCTCATGATGGATTATGTGGTAGAAACCACTCCCGTTGAAACTGAGAAGTGA
- the LOC107468164 gene encoding uncharacterized protein LOC107468164 isoform X1, translated as MSKKALSILMRARMRPNSNSNHSVSPLSLTNAVKQMQRHRNSREGQSAGGASREENSASIGSGSSEREFMHVRASMDSAVSMNKTEFLDDALNNFSEGYFSFSHENRRKLLLLLAREYDLNRSQVRELIKQYLALELPADKAQVSEEEGLFASFYRIERNLRHALKPVYEVLFERLNTHPGGLRFLSILRADILCILTEENIASLRALDSYLHEKLSTWLSPATLELHQITWDDPASLLEKIVAYEAVHPISNLLDLKRRLGIGRRCFGYLHPAIPGEPLIFIEVALLKNIAHSIQDVLEDSPPIPESETTCALFYSISSTQPGLAGINLGKFLIKRVITLVKREMPHISTFATLSPIPGFMQWLLSKLACQKRLAEGEMSQTLTEGSNLTFYEKILKPEEEEALMSLPKDLAMGQTGMETMFNLLTSTSYKWIHSSELVSVLKSPLMHLCARYILQEKKRGKALDSVANFHLQNGAMVERINWMADRSENGLSQSAGIMVNYVYRLGHIEEYAHSYFSNGEIHASSDLHHYVEQSDKKQ; from the exons ATGAGCAAAAAAGCTTTGTCCATCTTGATGCGCGCCAGAATGAGGCCTAACAGTAATTCCAACCATTCtgtctctcctctctctctaacC AACGCCGTGAAGCAAATGCAGCGGCACCGGAATTCCCGAGAAGGCCAATCAGCTGGAGGTGCTTCGAGAGAAGAAAATTCAGCTTCTATTGGCTCCGGCAGTTCTGAGAG AGAGTTTATGCATGTCCGTGCCTCAATGGACTCTGCGGTGTCAATGAACAAGACGGAATTTCTAGATGATGCGCTTAATAACTTCTCAGAG GGCTATTTTAGCTTCTCTCATGAAAACCGTCGCAAGTTGCTCCTACTCCTTGCTAGGGAGTATGATCTCAATAGGTCACAGGTTCGTGAACTGATAAAACAGTACCTTGCACTTGAACTTCCTGCTG ACAAAGCTCAAGTGAGTGAAGAAGAAGGCTTGTTTGCTTCTTTCTATCGCATCGAGCGAAACTTGAGGCATGCACTTAAGCCAGTCTATGAAGTCCTTTTTGAGCGCCTCAACACTCATCCTGGAGGGTTGAGGTTCTTGTCCATCCTTCGGGCTGATATCCTATGTATTCTCAC AGAGGAAAATATTGCATCTCTGAGAGCATTAGATTCTTATTTACACGAGAAACTGAGTACGTGGCTTAGTCCTGCTACCTTAGAGCTTCACCAAATTACATGGGATGATCCTGCTTCTCTTCTGGAGAAAATTGTTGCATACGAA GCTGTGCACCCTATCAGCAACCTTCTAGATCTAAAGAGAAGGCTAGGAATTGGCCGTCGTTGTTTTGGATATTTACATCCTGCAATTCCTG GTGAACCTCTAATTTTCATTGAAGTTGCACTGCTGAAGAATATTGCCCATTCTATTCAG GACGTTCTGGAGGATAGTCCTCCTATACCTGAAAGTGAGACAACCTGTGCACTATTCTACTCTATATCATCAACTCAG CCTGGCTTAGCAGGGATCAATCTAGGGAAGTTTCTTATCAAACGTGTTATAACGCTGGTGAAAAGAGAGATGCCACATATATCT ACCTTTGCAACTCTCAGTCCCATCCCAGGATTCATGCAGTGGCTCTTGTCCAAATTGGCATGTCAAAAAAGGCTCGCTGAAGGAGAGATGTCACAAACTCTTACTGAGGGATCCAATTTGACTTTCTATGAGAAGATACTTAAGCCAGAGGAGGAAGAAGCACTTATGAGTTTACCGAA GGATCTTGCAATGGGACAAACTGGTATGGAAACCATGTTCAACTTGCTTACTTCTACATCCTATAAGTGGATCCATTCGTCAGAACTTGTGTCAGTGTTAAAGTCTCCTTTGATGCATTTATGTGCGAG ATACATTCTGCAAGAGAAGAAAAGAGGGAAGGCTTTGGACTCTGTAGCAAATTTTCACTTGCAAAATGGAGCG ATGGTTGAAAGAATAAACTGGATGGCAGACCGATCTGAAAATGGCCTTTCCCAAAGTGCGGGCATCATGGTCAACTATGTTTATAG ATTGGGGCACATAGAAGAGTATGCTCATTCGTATTTCAGCAATGGGGAAATTCATGCCTCAAGTGATCTCCATCACTATGTTGAG CAGAGTGACAAGAAACAATGA
- the LOC107468164 gene encoding uncharacterized protein LOC107468164 isoform X2 — protein sequence MSKKALSILMRARMRPNSNSNHSVSPLSLTNAVKQMQRHRNSREGQSAGGASREENSASIGSGSSEREFMHVRASMDSAVSMNKTEFLDDALNNFSEGYFSFSHENRRKLLLLLAREYDLNRSQVRELIKQYLALELPADKAQVSEEEGLFASFYRIERNLRHALKPVYEVLFERLNTHPGGLRFLSILRADILCILTEENIASLRALDSYLHEKLSTWLSPATLELHQITWDDPASLLEKIVAYEAVHPISNLLDLKRRLGIGRRCFGYLHPAIPGEPLIFIEVALLKNIAHSIQDVLEDSPPIPESETTCALFYSISSTQPGLAGINLGKFLIKRVITLVKREMPHISTFATLSPIPGFMQWLLSKLACQKRLAEGEMSQTLTEGSNLTFYEKILKPEEEEALMSLPKDLAMGQTGMETMFNLLTSTSYKWIHSSELVSVLKSPLMHLCARYILQEKKRGKALDSVANFHLQNGAMVERINWMADRSENGLSQSAGIMVNYVYRLGHIEEYAHSYFSNGEIHASSDLHHYVESDKKQ from the exons ATGAGCAAAAAAGCTTTGTCCATCTTGATGCGCGCCAGAATGAGGCCTAACAGTAATTCCAACCATTCtgtctctcctctctctctaacC AACGCCGTGAAGCAAATGCAGCGGCACCGGAATTCCCGAGAAGGCCAATCAGCTGGAGGTGCTTCGAGAGAAGAAAATTCAGCTTCTATTGGCTCCGGCAGTTCTGAGAG AGAGTTTATGCATGTCCGTGCCTCAATGGACTCTGCGGTGTCAATGAACAAGACGGAATTTCTAGATGATGCGCTTAATAACTTCTCAGAG GGCTATTTTAGCTTCTCTCATGAAAACCGTCGCAAGTTGCTCCTACTCCTTGCTAGGGAGTATGATCTCAATAGGTCACAGGTTCGTGAACTGATAAAACAGTACCTTGCACTTGAACTTCCTGCTG ACAAAGCTCAAGTGAGTGAAGAAGAAGGCTTGTTTGCTTCTTTCTATCGCATCGAGCGAAACTTGAGGCATGCACTTAAGCCAGTCTATGAAGTCCTTTTTGAGCGCCTCAACACTCATCCTGGAGGGTTGAGGTTCTTGTCCATCCTTCGGGCTGATATCCTATGTATTCTCAC AGAGGAAAATATTGCATCTCTGAGAGCATTAGATTCTTATTTACACGAGAAACTGAGTACGTGGCTTAGTCCTGCTACCTTAGAGCTTCACCAAATTACATGGGATGATCCTGCTTCTCTTCTGGAGAAAATTGTTGCATACGAA GCTGTGCACCCTATCAGCAACCTTCTAGATCTAAAGAGAAGGCTAGGAATTGGCCGTCGTTGTTTTGGATATTTACATCCTGCAATTCCTG GTGAACCTCTAATTTTCATTGAAGTTGCACTGCTGAAGAATATTGCCCATTCTATTCAG GACGTTCTGGAGGATAGTCCTCCTATACCTGAAAGTGAGACAACCTGTGCACTATTCTACTCTATATCATCAACTCAG CCTGGCTTAGCAGGGATCAATCTAGGGAAGTTTCTTATCAAACGTGTTATAACGCTGGTGAAAAGAGAGATGCCACATATATCT ACCTTTGCAACTCTCAGTCCCATCCCAGGATTCATGCAGTGGCTCTTGTCCAAATTGGCATGTCAAAAAAGGCTCGCTGAAGGAGAGATGTCACAAACTCTTACTGAGGGATCCAATTTGACTTTCTATGAGAAGATACTTAAGCCAGAGGAGGAAGAAGCACTTATGAGTTTACCGAA GGATCTTGCAATGGGACAAACTGGTATGGAAACCATGTTCAACTTGCTTACTTCTACATCCTATAAGTGGATCCATTCGTCAGAACTTGTGTCAGTGTTAAAGTCTCCTTTGATGCATTTATGTGCGAG ATACATTCTGCAAGAGAAGAAAAGAGGGAAGGCTTTGGACTCTGTAGCAAATTTTCACTTGCAAAATGGAGCG ATGGTTGAAAGAATAAACTGGATGGCAGACCGATCTGAAAATGGCCTTTCCCAAAGTGCGGGCATCATGGTCAACTATGTTTATAG ATTGGGGCACATAGAAGAGTATGCTCATTCGTATTTCAGCAATGGGGAAATTCATGCCTCAAGTGATCTCCATCACTATGTTGAG AGTGACAAGAAACAATGA
- the LOC107468164 gene encoding uncharacterized protein LOC107468164 isoform X3: MSKKALSILMRARMRPNSNSNHSVSPLSLTNAVKQMQRHRNSREGQSAGGASREENSASIGSGSSEREFMHVRASMDSAVSMNKTEFLDDALNNFSEGYFSFSHENRRKLLLLLAREYDLNRSQVRELIKQYLALELPADKAQVSEEEGLFASFYRIERNLRHALKPVYEVLFERLNTHPGGLRFLSILRADILCILTEENIASLRALDSYLHEKLSTWLSPATLELHQITWDDPASLLEKIVAYEAVHPISNLLDLKRRLGIGRRCFGYLHPAIPGEPLIFIEVALLKNIAHSIQDVLEDSPPIPESETTCALFYSISSTQPGLAGINLGKFLIKRVITLVKREMPHISTFATLSPIPGFMQWLLSKLACQKRLAEGEMSQTLTEGSNLTFYEKILKPEEEEALMSLPKDLAMGQTGMETMFNLLTSTSYKWIHSSELVSVLKSPLMHLCARYILQEKKRGKALDSVANFHLQNGAVCLASVIYSQ; encoded by the exons ATGAGCAAAAAAGCTTTGTCCATCTTGATGCGCGCCAGAATGAGGCCTAACAGTAATTCCAACCATTCtgtctctcctctctctctaacC AACGCCGTGAAGCAAATGCAGCGGCACCGGAATTCCCGAGAAGGCCAATCAGCTGGAGGTGCTTCGAGAGAAGAAAATTCAGCTTCTATTGGCTCCGGCAGTTCTGAGAG AGAGTTTATGCATGTCCGTGCCTCAATGGACTCTGCGGTGTCAATGAACAAGACGGAATTTCTAGATGATGCGCTTAATAACTTCTCAGAG GGCTATTTTAGCTTCTCTCATGAAAACCGTCGCAAGTTGCTCCTACTCCTTGCTAGGGAGTATGATCTCAATAGGTCACAGGTTCGTGAACTGATAAAACAGTACCTTGCACTTGAACTTCCTGCTG ACAAAGCTCAAGTGAGTGAAGAAGAAGGCTTGTTTGCTTCTTTCTATCGCATCGAGCGAAACTTGAGGCATGCACTTAAGCCAGTCTATGAAGTCCTTTTTGAGCGCCTCAACACTCATCCTGGAGGGTTGAGGTTCTTGTCCATCCTTCGGGCTGATATCCTATGTATTCTCAC AGAGGAAAATATTGCATCTCTGAGAGCATTAGATTCTTATTTACACGAGAAACTGAGTACGTGGCTTAGTCCTGCTACCTTAGAGCTTCACCAAATTACATGGGATGATCCTGCTTCTCTTCTGGAGAAAATTGTTGCATACGAA GCTGTGCACCCTATCAGCAACCTTCTAGATCTAAAGAGAAGGCTAGGAATTGGCCGTCGTTGTTTTGGATATTTACATCCTGCAATTCCTG GTGAACCTCTAATTTTCATTGAAGTTGCACTGCTGAAGAATATTGCCCATTCTATTCAG GACGTTCTGGAGGATAGTCCTCCTATACCTGAAAGTGAGACAACCTGTGCACTATTCTACTCTATATCATCAACTCAG CCTGGCTTAGCAGGGATCAATCTAGGGAAGTTTCTTATCAAACGTGTTATAACGCTGGTGAAAAGAGAGATGCCACATATATCT ACCTTTGCAACTCTCAGTCCCATCCCAGGATTCATGCAGTGGCTCTTGTCCAAATTGGCATGTCAAAAAAGGCTCGCTGAAGGAGAGATGTCACAAACTCTTACTGAGGGATCCAATTTGACTTTCTATGAGAAGATACTTAAGCCAGAGGAGGAAGAAGCACTTATGAGTTTACCGAA GGATCTTGCAATGGGACAAACTGGTATGGAAACCATGTTCAACTTGCTTACTTCTACATCCTATAAGTGGATCCATTCGTCAGAACTTGTGTCAGTGTTAAAGTCTCCTTTGATGCATTTATGTGCGAG ATACATTCTGCAAGAGAAGAAAAGAGGGAAGGCTTTGGACTCTGTAGCAAATTTTCACTTGCAAAATGGAGCGGTATGTCTTGCAAGTGTAATATACAGTCAATAA